The Saxibacter everestensis genome has a window encoding:
- a CDS encoding helix-turn-helix domain-containing protein, with translation MRLLPPDQRNSSSSPSVDKTMVMIDSAMPVQEWPRRPRVDGAALERILATIELRLIAMRLTTIAASEIVALPRGHVVLAYVTEGSVRGIPAFRDTCTLDIDRTSNTVRPEHAALVAGDSFLSLGHRSSVLEARSDATIMVIELALSESADHIAAVLPDSMAVTGFAGLEPVAAALAEALAVSMRLTQPKPPELRSSDPVICRMMATTILLSVIRAWAENGCAPSGWPSVSGDPFLDRVVTAIRNEPGRDWTVDLLANLGAMSRSVFAERFRAALGRTPASYVTEVRMDAAKGMLAAGRSVSDVSRSAGYASDEGFSRAFRRSTGMTPSAWRASRSPAGIGS, from the coding sequence TTGCGGCTCTTGCCGCCGGATCAGCGGAATAGCAGTAGCTCGCCGTCGGTTGACAAGACCATGGTGATGATCGACTCGGCGATGCCCGTGCAGGAGTGGCCGAGGCGTCCTCGGGTAGACGGAGCTGCTCTAGAACGAATTCTCGCGACGATCGAGCTGCGGCTGATCGCGATGCGCCTCACCACGATCGCGGCATCGGAAATCGTCGCTCTCCCGCGGGGACACGTCGTGCTGGCATACGTCACCGAGGGCAGCGTGCGCGGCATTCCCGCGTTTCGCGACACCTGCACCCTCGACATCGATCGCACGTCGAACACAGTGCGACCCGAGCACGCAGCGCTCGTCGCCGGCGATTCGTTTTTGTCGCTCGGGCATCGCTCGAGCGTCCTCGAGGCCAGGTCGGACGCGACGATCATGGTCATAGAGCTGGCCCTGTCCGAGAGCGCCGACCACATTGCCGCGGTACTCCCCGATTCGATGGCCGTGACCGGCTTTGCCGGCCTCGAACCGGTGGCTGCGGCCCTGGCCGAAGCCCTGGCCGTATCGATGAGGCTGACTCAGCCGAAACCGCCAGAGCTGCGCTCGAGCGACCCGGTGATCTGCCGCATGATGGCAACCACGATACTCCTGTCCGTGATTCGAGCCTGGGCAGAGAACGGGTGCGCGCCGTCGGGCTGGCCCTCCGTCTCAGGCGATCCGTTCCTTGATCGTGTGGTCACCGCCATCCGTAACGAACCGGGTCGCGACTGGACCGTCGACCTGCTGGCGAACCTCGGCGCGATGTCACGTTCAGTCTTCGCCGAGCGGTTCCGCGCTGCTCTGGGCCGAACACCAGCCAGCTATGTAACCGAAGTGCGGATGGACGCCGCCAAAGGGATGTTGGCTGCCGGACGCTCCGTCTCAGATGTCTCCCGGAGCGCCGGCTACGCCTCCGACGAAGGCTTCAGCCGCGCGTTCCGCCGCTCGACTGGCATGACGCCCTCGGCCTGGCGCGCCAGCCGTTCACCGGCCGGGATTGGCAGCTGA
- a CDS encoding MFS transporter, which translates to MTNGDMTSTATIDTIPAAGAQRIRYGALVVIMLMSFLLVTAEFLPGGILTELAVALDITPGQAGQMVTVTALVGLIVAPTIGLIFPRLDRRSLLVWMAIAAAASNLLVAFAPNFAVVLMARFLLGAALSGFWSMSITVVSRIAGPANLGRAVMFSAGGVSVATVAGVPLGVLLSELVDWRAVFIVAGVATGVLAIALRTLLPSVPAEQAASFSVLWNTLRRPGTAIGLTGHFLVVLGHSLAYTYVRLALERVQDASGVAINAGTIVLLLAMYGVGGVLGNLVVGLVIDRALRVVSIVVPLAVAALVAAMLVLSTSVVGIGAVTFAWGFFFASWLIVVNTWVGRRMPDRLEAGGGLVVVGFQAGIMVAAGIGGLFVDALGVEAVYVAGAVALVAGSVLFGASQRKPAKVDFG; encoded by the coding sequence ATGACAAATGGAGACATGACAAGTACGGCGACCATCGACACGATTCCAGCCGCCGGCGCACAGCGCATCCGCTACGGAGCGCTCGTGGTGATCATGCTCATGAGCTTCCTGCTCGTGACCGCGGAGTTCCTGCCCGGGGGCATCCTCACCGAGCTCGCTGTCGCACTCGACATCACCCCAGGCCAGGCCGGTCAGATGGTGACTGTCACTGCCCTCGTCGGCTTGATCGTGGCCCCGACCATCGGTCTGATCTTCCCTCGGCTAGATCGTAGATCCCTGCTGGTGTGGATGGCGATCGCTGCTGCAGCGTCGAACCTCTTGGTCGCGTTCGCGCCGAACTTCGCTGTCGTACTCATGGCCCGATTCCTGCTGGGGGCGGCGCTCTCCGGATTCTGGTCGATGTCGATCACCGTCGTCTCGCGCATCGCGGGTCCCGCCAATCTAGGACGTGCCGTGATGTTTTCCGCAGGGGGCGTGTCGGTCGCGACCGTCGCCGGCGTGCCGCTCGGGGTCCTGCTGAGCGAGCTCGTCGACTGGCGAGCGGTCTTCATCGTCGCTGGTGTAGCGACCGGGGTGCTCGCCATCGCGCTGCGCACGCTGCTGCCGAGTGTGCCGGCCGAGCAGGCCGCGAGCTTCTCCGTACTGTGGAATACGCTGCGCCGACCCGGGACGGCGATCGGGCTCACCGGCCACTTTCTGGTCGTGCTGGGACACTCGCTCGCCTACACATACGTCCGATTGGCCTTGGAGCGAGTGCAAGATGCCTCGGGCGTTGCAATCAACGCCGGCACGATCGTCCTGCTACTCGCCATGTACGGGGTGGGCGGTGTGCTCGGGAACCTCGTAGTCGGCTTGGTGATCGATCGCGCGCTGCGGGTCGTCTCGATCGTCGTACCGCTGGCGGTCGCCGCGCTGGTCGCAGCAATGCTCGTGCTCTCGACTTCGGTAGTCGGCATCGGCGCAGTGACCTTCGCATGGGGGTTCTTCTTCGCCTCGTGGCTGATCGTGGTGAACACCTGGGTCGGGCGCCGGATGCCGGACCGACTCGAGGCCGGCGGAGGCCTGGTCGTCGTCGGGTTCCAGGCCGGAATTATGGTCGCTGCAGGTATTGGCGGACTGTTCGTCGACGCGCTCGGGGTGGAGGCGGTGTACGTGGCGGGCGCGGTCGCGCTCGTCGCCGGTTCGGTACTGTTCGGAGCGTCGCAGCGGAAGCCCGCGAAGGTCGACTTCGGGTGA
- a CDS encoding glutamate--cysteine ligase: protein MGEEISSKSFSRQQRTRYRERLQHNLDDFAKFLTTESFVDEGTIGLEMEINLVDEGFQPSLRNAQVLDNIADESFQTELGAFNIELNYPVLSINGDGLAQLEQGLKDRLDAAAAKAADAESALLLVGTLPTLTRELLQSEDWMSPGKRYEALNESVLQARGEDVELDIHGDEDLSVFMGSVAPEAACTSVQFHLQVSPRRFPGAWNASQIIAGPQLALAANSPLFLGKRLWHETRVELIKQAIDTRAPEMQNQGVRPRVWFGERWITSIFDLLEENVRYFPALLPELREDQDTPEFTESGAPVAHELRLHNGTVYRWNRPIYDPGTDKPHLRVENRVLPAGPTLIDTVANAAFYFGLVESLQREDRPLWSRMSFSSAEENFIACARDGLGAQVYWPGVGNVPVDELIVKLLLPMAAKGLRALNVDEDLVTKYLGILHDRATSNQNGAQWQLDCLERLEANGMDRKDALTELTRLYAGHSRSNQPVHTWPLPG from the coding sequence ATGGGCGAGGAAATAAGTTCCAAATCATTCAGCCGGCAACAGCGCACCCGCTATCGGGAACGTTTGCAGCACAACCTCGACGATTTCGCGAAGTTCCTGACCACGGAGAGTTTCGTGGATGAGGGAACTATCGGTCTCGAGATGGAAATCAATCTGGTCGACGAAGGCTTCCAGCCGTCCCTGCGCAACGCGCAAGTCCTCGACAACATTGCCGACGAATCGTTCCAGACGGAGCTCGGCGCGTTCAATATCGAGCTCAACTATCCCGTGCTCTCCATTAATGGCGATGGCCTGGCCCAGTTGGAGCAGGGACTGAAGGACCGGCTGGATGCGGCTGCCGCCAAGGCAGCGGATGCGGAGTCTGCGCTGCTGCTGGTAGGCACGCTGCCTACGCTGACCCGTGAACTTCTGCAAAGCGAAGACTGGATGAGTCCCGGGAAGCGCTATGAGGCGCTCAATGAGTCGGTACTACAGGCCCGCGGCGAGGACGTGGAGCTGGACATCCATGGCGACGAGGACCTGAGCGTTTTCATGGGCTCCGTGGCACCCGAGGCTGCGTGCACTTCGGTGCAGTTCCACCTCCAGGTATCGCCGCGCCGCTTTCCGGGGGCGTGGAACGCCTCGCAGATCATCGCCGGTCCACAGCTGGCACTTGCGGCCAATTCGCCGCTTTTCCTCGGCAAGCGGCTCTGGCACGAAACCAGGGTGGAGCTGATCAAGCAGGCTATCGACACCCGCGCGCCTGAGATGCAGAATCAGGGCGTGCGACCCAGGGTGTGGTTCGGCGAGCGGTGGATCACCTCAATTTTCGATCTGCTTGAAGAGAACGTGCGCTACTTCCCGGCTCTGCTTCCGGAACTCCGCGAGGACCAGGACACCCCGGAGTTCACCGAATCCGGCGCGCCGGTGGCCCATGAGCTACGGCTGCATAACGGCACGGTGTACCGCTGGAACCGGCCGATCTATGATCCCGGCACAGACAAGCCACACCTGCGGGTGGAAAACCGGGTGCTGCCGGCCGGCCCGACGTTGATCGACACGGTCGCCAATGCCGCGTTCTACTTCGGTCTGGTCGAGTCGCTGCAGCGCGAAGATCGGCCGCTGTGGAGCCGGATGTCGTTCTCGAGCGCGGAGGAGAACTTCATTGCCTGTGCCCGCGATGGCCTGGGCGCCCAGGTGTATTGGCCTGGGGTCGGTAACGTGCCCGTTGACGAGCTGATCGTTAAGCTCTTGCTGCCGATGGCGGCGAAGGGACTCCGGGCGCTTAACGTCGACGAGGACCTGGTGACCAAGTACCTGGGCATCCTGCACGATCGCGCCACCAGCAACCAGAATGGCGCGCAGTGGCAGCTCGACTGCCTGGAGCGGCTGGAGGCCAACGGCATGGACCGGAAAGACGCGCTGACCGAACTCACCAGGCTGTACGCCGGGCACTCCCGGTCCAACCAGCCGGTGCACACTTGGCCGCTGCCGGGCTGA
- a CDS encoding transporter substrate-binding domain-containing protein gives MNSTRLVAAIFAASLLSLAGCTQAQEAETPTASGASSADAKGGSTGSTGPDGASRLDAVKESGKLKVCTTGDYRPFTYLDPKSEAWSGIDIDLAKDLAERLDVEPEFIQTSWSELMPDFLENCDIAVGGVSISTERAEQAFFTDATLTEGKTPITRCEDVSKYDTIEEINRPGVKAITPLGGTNEVFADENYPKAEIIRFKDNNTIFDEILQGRADVMTTDASETKWVAHEKKGLCAVHPDKPFNFSQKAFMVPRGDVVFQEYVNQWLNFAKHDGTYAAAEKPWFG, from the coding sequence ATGAACTCGACCCGGCTGGTTGCAGCGATATTCGCGGCATCCCTGCTGAGCCTTGCAGGTTGCACGCAGGCCCAGGAGGCCGAGACGCCCACCGCCAGCGGCGCGTCATCCGCCGATGCCAAGGGCGGATCAACGGGCTCAACGGGTCCCGACGGTGCGTCCCGGCTGGACGCGGTGAAGGAGAGCGGAAAACTGAAGGTCTGCACCACCGGCGACTACCGGCCTTTCACTTACCTGGATCCAAAGTCGGAAGCGTGGAGCGGCATCGACATAGACCTGGCTAAGGATCTTGCCGAGCGGCTTGATGTGGAGCCGGAGTTCATCCAGACCAGCTGGTCCGAACTGATGCCGGACTTCCTGGAAAATTGCGATATCGCGGTTGGCGGAGTCTCGATCAGCACCGAGCGCGCCGAGCAGGCCTTCTTCACGGACGCCACCCTGACCGAAGGCAAAACGCCGATCACCCGCTGCGAGGATGTTAGCAAGTACGACACGATCGAAGAGATCAATCGGCCCGGCGTCAAAGCGATCACCCCGTTAGGCGGCACCAACGAGGTCTTTGCCGACGAAAACTACCCCAAGGCAGAGATCATCAGATTCAAGGACAACAACACGATCTTCGACGAGATCCTCCAGGGCCGGGCAGACGTGATGACCACCGACGCCTCGGAGACCAAGTGGGTGGCGCACGAGAAGAAGGGCCTGTGCGCTGTACACCCGGACAAACCGTTCAATTTCAGCCAGAAGGCCTTCATGGTGCCGCGCGGAGACGTCGTCTTTCAGGAGTACGTCAACCAGTGGCTGAACTTCGCGAAACACGACGGCACCTATGCCGCGGCGGAGAAGCCGTGGTTCGGCTAG
- a CDS encoding amidase — protein MPEHVRTDLADWTATELLTAYRSKEVSPVEATTAALDRISKFNPEFNAFCLVDAESALRQARESEQRWRAGTPVGKLDGVPSSIKDLLLTKGWPTLRGSKLIDADAAWNEDAPVTARMREAGAVLLGKTTTPEFGWKGVTDNPLTGNTGNPWDSTKTSGGSSGGSAVAPALGMGPLSVGTDGGGSVRIPAAFSGVVGIKPTYGAVPVYPPSPFGTLSHAGPMTKTVADNALLLDVLSGFDSRDWSAMPRPALSYTSVLDKGVKDLRIGYCRGSGLADVDPEVAAASARAVEVLRALGARVDDVDVSFPDAQWAYHVLWFSGAAKVVDGYPRERLNEIDPNLLEIAEEGRSYSARNYVDANAVRASLGMAMGSFHERYDLLATPSVPIPAFEIGEEVPVGSGMKRWTDWTPFSYPFNLTQQPAISVPCGLTSTGLPIGLQLVAARHEDALLMQAANAYALAEPFGLPPVVTAG, from the coding sequence GTGCCCGAGCATGTCCGTACTGATCTGGCCGACTGGACCGCAACCGAGCTGCTCACGGCCTACCGCAGCAAAGAGGTGTCGCCGGTTGAGGCCACGACTGCCGCGCTTGACCGGATTTCCAAATTCAACCCCGAGTTCAATGCGTTCTGCCTTGTAGACGCGGAATCCGCTCTGCGGCAGGCGCGTGAGTCGGAACAGCGCTGGCGGGCCGGTACGCCGGTCGGCAAGCTCGATGGTGTCCCGTCGAGTATCAAAGACCTGTTGCTGACCAAGGGCTGGCCGACGCTCCGCGGTTCGAAACTTATCGACGCCGACGCGGCCTGGAATGAGGATGCGCCGGTAACCGCCAGGATGCGTGAGGCGGGAGCGGTACTGCTCGGAAAGACAACCACGCCGGAATTCGGTTGGAAGGGCGTGACCGACAACCCGCTGACCGGGAACACCGGCAATCCCTGGGATTCCACCAAGACGTCCGGAGGCTCAAGCGGTGGATCGGCTGTCGCCCCTGCACTCGGAATGGGACCCCTATCTGTCGGCACCGATGGCGGCGGGTCGGTCAGGATCCCGGCCGCGTTTTCCGGTGTTGTCGGCATCAAGCCGACGTATGGAGCGGTGCCCGTCTATCCGCCGAGCCCGTTCGGCACGCTGTCGCACGCGGGGCCGATGACGAAGACGGTTGCGGATAACGCGCTGCTGCTCGATGTGCTGTCCGGCTTCGACAGCAGGGACTGGTCGGCGATGCCGCGCCCGGCCCTGTCATACACGAGCGTTCTGGACAAGGGGGTCAAGGATCTGCGGATCGGCTACTGCCGCGGAAGCGGATTGGCCGATGTCGATCCGGAAGTCGCCGCGGCTTCTGCCCGGGCAGTCGAGGTGCTTCGGGCACTCGGCGCCAGGGTAGACGACGTCGATGTGTCGTTCCCGGACGCTCAGTGGGCCTACCATGTGCTGTGGTTCTCGGGCGCGGCCAAGGTGGTTGACGGCTATCCCCGGGAACGCCTGAACGAGATCGACCCGAATCTGCTGGAGATAGCAGAGGAAGGGCGCAGCTACTCCGCCAGGAACTACGTTGACGCGAATGCGGTGCGGGCAAGCCTCGGGATGGCGATGGGATCCTTCCACGAGAGGTATGACCTGCTGGCCACGCCGAGCGTTCCGATCCCCGCCTTCGAGATCGGGGAGGAGGTGCCGGTCGGCTCGGGAATGAAGCGCTGGACGGACTGGACGCCGTTCAGTTACCCGTTCAACCTCACCCAGCAGCCCGCGATCAGCGTGCCGTGCGGGCTCACCTCGACCGGACTGCCGATCGGCCTGCAACTGGTGGCCGCCCGGCACGAGGACGCGCTGCTGATGCAGGCCGCCAATGCCTACGCGCTCGCCGAACCCTTCGGCCTGCCGCCGGTCGTCACGGCAGGCTAG
- a CDS encoding PIG-L deacetylase family protein, producing MSRKIRDTDARKPGTPETVWNKWGRDFPELSLQDCTELIVIAPHPDDEVLGVGGLIALARANEIPVRVIAVTDGADTLAAAPSLTQSQVVEATAAETADALAVLGVDPPVRLGFTEGSLVHEETTLVSALEVVLEDADPQAWCLTTWRSDGQPDHEATGRATLIACDRLGIRALEYPIWMWHWAYPDHPDVPWDWAAQLVLPGDVHQLKGTAIQQFCSLLSVEDDSGESTPALPKHVLERLWRMTEMVFG from the coding sequence ATGAGTCGGAAGATTCGAGACACCGACGCGCGGAAACCCGGCACTCCCGAAACCGTGTGGAACAAATGGGGCCGCGACTTCCCCGAGCTGTCCTTGCAAGACTGCACGGAACTTATCGTGATCGCGCCTCACCCCGACGACGAAGTACTTGGCGTGGGCGGGCTTATCGCCCTGGCGCGGGCCAACGAGATCCCGGTGCGGGTCATCGCTGTCACCGACGGCGCCGACACTCTCGCCGCCGCCCCGTCCCTGACCCAATCCCAGGTTGTTGAGGCCACGGCTGCGGAAACTGCCGATGCGCTCGCCGTGCTCGGGGTGGATCCCCCGGTCCGGCTGGGCTTCACCGAGGGCTCCCTCGTGCACGAGGAAACCACCCTGGTTTCTGCTCTAGAGGTAGTGCTTGAGGATGCCGATCCACAGGCGTGGTGCCTGACCACCTGGCGCTCCGACGGACAACCGGACCACGAAGCAACCGGCCGGGCAACGCTGATTGCCTGCGACCGGCTCGGAATCCGTGCGCTCGAGTATCCAATCTGGATGTGGCACTGGGCCTACCCCGACCATCCGGACGTGCCGTGGGACTGGGCCGCACAGCTCGTGCTGCCCGGTGACGTTCACCAGCTCAAAGGCACCGCTATCCAGCAGTTCTGCTCGCTGCTCAGCGTCGAGGACGACTCCGGAGAATCGACGCCGGCGCTGCCGAAACACGTCCTGGAGCGGCTATGGCGAATGACCGAGATGGTCTTCGGCTGA
- a CDS encoding DUF5302 domain-containing protein, translated as MSNKNSKPTGPSEEMKKKFKEVLDAKNDRNTKDPNGPVQGDSKVHEAHGPADHKREFRRKSG; from the coding sequence ATGTCGAACAAAAACTCCAAGCCCACCGGCCCGAGCGAAGAGATGAAGAAGAAGTTCAAAGAGGTGCTCGACGCCAAGAACGATCGCAATACGAAGGATCCAAACGGTCCTGTCCAGGGTGATTCGAAGGTGCACGAGGCGCACGGCCCGGCCGACCACAAGCGGGAATTCCGTCGCAAGAGCGGCTAA
- a CDS encoding YciI family protein, translating into MKYMLIMRSTDQAREAYEQVPFQEIIEKMGAYNESLIKAGVLLAGEGLADEMTENFVVDFSTDPPVVTDGPYGETHELFNGFWIIQTSSKEEAAEWASRCPLGPGSKLEVRRVNEMDDFAEFADTDAIKKEAAWRAERGQE; encoded by the coding sequence ATGAAGTACATGCTGATTATGCGTTCGACCGATCAGGCGCGCGAAGCGTACGAGCAGGTCCCCTTCCAGGAGATCATCGAAAAAATGGGCGCCTACAACGAGTCACTGATCAAGGCGGGTGTGCTACTCGCCGGCGAAGGACTCGCTGACGAAATGACCGAGAACTTCGTCGTCGACTTCTCGACGGACCCTCCGGTGGTTACCGACGGCCCCTACGGTGAGACGCACGAGCTTTTCAACGGTTTCTGGATCATCCAGACCTCGTCCAAGGAAGAGGCTGCCGAGTGGGCCAGCCGCTGCCCGCTCGGGCCGGGCTCAAAGCTCGAGGTGCGCCGGGTCAACGAGATGGACGACTTCGCCGAGTTCGCAGACACCGATGCGATCAAGAAGGAAGCGGCATGGCGGGCGGAGCGAGGCCAGGAGTGA
- a CDS encoding RNA polymerase sigma factor has product MTSVPRTVEAVWRIESAHIVGTLARVTGDVGLAEDLAQEAVVDALAQWPVSGVPQKPAAWLTAVAKRKAIDGWRRRERLDERYRQLAQQLEADPSGMEGIASDAWEPIDDDVLRLVFTACHPVLGREAQIALTLRIIGGLTTEEIARMFLVPVATIQQRIVRAKKTLSAANVAFEVPDPNEWRERLASVLGVVYLIFTEGYAATSGERWIRAELANEGLRVGRVLAGLMPREPEVHALVALMELQASRFGARLQPDGTPILLADQDRSRWDRAQIGRGCAALARADALGRGRGSYALQAAIAECHATAAHFGDTDWEHIVVLYEALGRVAPSPIVELNRAAAVSMATGPASALLLVDRLAAGGALRGTHLLPSVRGELLARLGRTAEARSEFTTAASLTANIRERDVLLAKATAL; this is encoded by the coding sequence ATGACTTCGGTTCCGCGCACGGTCGAGGCCGTCTGGCGGATCGAGAGCGCCCACATCGTCGGGACCCTGGCCAGGGTGACCGGCGATGTGGGCCTCGCCGAGGATCTCGCTCAGGAGGCTGTCGTCGATGCGCTCGCTCAATGGCCGGTCTCGGGCGTCCCGCAGAAGCCGGCCGCCTGGCTCACGGCCGTCGCAAAGCGCAAGGCGATTGACGGATGGCGCCGCCGTGAGCGGCTCGATGAGCGCTACCGCCAGCTCGCTCAGCAGCTGGAGGCCGATCCGTCGGGAATGGAAGGCATCGCATCCGACGCGTGGGAGCCGATCGACGACGACGTGTTGCGCCTGGTGTTCACGGCATGCCATCCGGTGCTCGGCCGCGAAGCCCAGATCGCGCTGACCCTGAGGATCATCGGTGGTCTCACCACCGAGGAGATCGCCCGGATGTTCCTGGTGCCGGTGGCAACCATTCAGCAGAGGATCGTCCGGGCGAAGAAGACGCTGTCCGCTGCGAACGTCGCGTTCGAGGTTCCCGACCCGAACGAGTGGCGGGAGCGGCTTGCCTCCGTGCTCGGCGTCGTCTATCTGATCTTCACCGAGGGGTACGCGGCCACATCAGGTGAAAGGTGGATTCGCGCAGAGCTCGCAAACGAAGGACTCCGCGTCGGACGAGTGCTCGCCGGACTCATGCCGCGCGAGCCCGAGGTGCACGCACTCGTCGCCCTGATGGAACTCCAGGCCTCGCGGTTCGGCGCCCGGTTACAGCCGGACGGCACGCCGATCCTGCTTGCCGACCAGGACCGGAGCCGTTGGGATCGAGCGCAGATCGGCCGAGGATGCGCGGCGCTCGCCCGCGCAGACGCGCTCGGCCGAGGACGAGGCAGCTACGCCCTGCAAGCTGCGATCGCCGAATGCCATGCCACGGCTGCGCACTTCGGCGACACGGACTGGGAGCACATCGTCGTACTCTACGAGGCGCTCGGCAGAGTCGCGCCCAGCCCGATTGTGGAACTCAACAGGGCTGCGGCGGTCTCGATGGCGACTGGCCCCGCGTCGGCCCTGCTCCTTGTAGACCGGCTCGCCGCCGGGGGCGCACTTCGCGGCACACACCTCCTGCCGAGCGTCCGTGGCGAGCTACTGGCCCGGCTCGGCCGCACCGCGGAGGCCCGCTCCGAGTTCACGACTGCGGCATCCCTTACCGCCAATATTCGTGAACGCGACGTCTTGCTCGCCAAGGCCACCGCGCTCTGA
- a CDS encoding nitroreductase family deazaflavin-dependent oxidoreductase, with translation MTLNGEYLPSPEKWVRDQVELYEGSGGTKGTTMRGMPVVLLTTTGAKSGKLRKMPLMRVEHDGEYAVVASLGGAPKHPVWYFNIKAHPDVDLQDGPEKWQMVAREVTGEEKATWWERAVAAYPDYADYQKKTDREIPVFVLSRV, from the coding sequence ATGACACTTAACGGGGAGTACCTGCCGAGTCCGGAAAAATGGGTCCGCGACCAGGTCGAGCTGTACGAAGGCTCCGGAGGCACCAAGGGCACAACGATGCGCGGCATGCCTGTGGTCCTGCTGACCACGACGGGCGCCAAGTCCGGCAAACTTCGCAAAATGCCGCTGATGCGCGTGGAGCACGACGGCGAGTACGCGGTGGTGGCTTCGCTGGGTGGCGCGCCGAAGCATCCCGTCTGGTACTTCAACATCAAGGCTCATCCGGACGTTGACCTTCAGGACGGGCCGGAGAAATGGCAGATGGTTGCCCGCGAGGTGACGGGCGAGGAGAAGGCGACCTGGTGGGAACGTGCTGTCGCTGCCTATCCGGATTATGCGGATTACCAGAAGAAGACAGACCGCGAGATCCCGGTCTTTGTGCTCTCCCGAGTTTGA
- a CDS encoding TraR/DksA family transcriptional regulator, with the protein MPKPSPRENLLAARSDAQRRSEALAHEHADIIAATQFAAIDDEHDPEGSTIAYERTQTAQLLADTHDEVNEIDAALLRVEDGSYGKCQQCGEPIAPARLEALPATRLCLSCAASRR; encoded by the coding sequence ATGCCAAAGCCATCACCACGCGAGAATCTGCTCGCTGCCCGCTCTGATGCGCAGCGACGAAGCGAAGCGCTCGCCCATGAGCACGCGGACATTATTGCCGCAACGCAGTTCGCGGCAATTGACGACGAACACGATCCAGAAGGATCGACCATCGCCTACGAACGGACCCAGACCGCACAGCTTCTCGCCGACACGCACGATGAAGTGAACGAGATCGATGCGGCCCTGCTCCGGGTGGAGGACGGCAGCTACGGCAAATGCCAGCAGTGCGGCGAACCGATCGCTCCGGCTCGGCTGGAGGCCCTTCCGGCGACCAGGCTGTGTCTTAGCTGCGCAGCCTCGCGCCGCTAG
- a CDS encoding cupin, protein MQNLDQLVVEHLELAARDHHGRSAHLLIHDRNLRQAIIAMTQGTTLAEHDTPPAASLQVLKGAVRLNYGSGYVDAEAGQLLRLPEQRHSVDALEDSAILLTAVTSID, encoded by the coding sequence ATGCAGAACCTGGACCAGTTGGTAGTGGAACACCTCGAGCTTGCGGCACGGGACCATCACGGGCGCAGTGCGCACCTGCTCATTCATGACCGGAACCTTCGGCAGGCGATAATCGCGATGACGCAGGGCACGACTCTGGCCGAGCATGACACGCCACCAGCCGCCAGTCTGCAGGTGCTGAAGGGTGCCGTTCGACTGAATTATGGCTCCGGCTACGTCGACGCAGAAGCGGGACAGTTGCTGCGCCTGCCCGAGCAGCGACACAGCGTCGACGCCCTGGAAGACTCCGCGATTCTGCTCACCGCGGTGACGTCGATCGACTGA